A single window of Solanum dulcamara chromosome 5, daSolDulc1.2, whole genome shotgun sequence DNA harbors:
- the LOC129889067 gene encoding probable phosphoinositide phosphatase SAC9 isoform X1, whose amino-acid sequence MDSPAGHLRDTSVVVVTLECSEVYIIVSLSSRTDTQVIYVDPTTGSLCYNAKTGYDIFNSQNEALDYVTNGSKLLCKSIIYARAVLGYASLGSYGLLLVATKLSASIPNLPGGGCVYTVTETQWIKISLQNPQPLGKGETKNVQEVMELDIDGKHYFCESRDITRPFPSRMPLLNPDDEFVWNKWFSMPFKKIGLPEHCVVLLQGFAESRSFGSLGQQEGVVALTARRSRLHPGTRYLARGLNSCYSTGNEVECEQLVWVPKRAVQSVPFNTYIWRRGTIPMWWGAELKLTAAEAEIYVANRDPYKGSSQYYQRLTKRYDARNLDIAASGNQRKSAFVPIICVNLLRNGEGKSESTLVQHFEESLNYIRSIGKLPYTRVHLINYDWHASVKLKGEQQTIEGLWYLLKAPTVAISITEGDYLPSLQRIKDCKGEVIYSDDIDGAFCLRSHQNGVIRFNCADSLDRTNAASFFGALQVFMEQCRRLGVSLDSDLAYGYQSYNNNGGYTAPLPPGWEKRTDAVTGKTYFIDHNTRTTTWNHPCPDKPWKRFDMTFDEFKRSTILSPVSQLADLFLLAGDIHATLYTGSKAMHSQILSIFNEEAGKFKQFSAAQNMKITLQRRYKNAVVDSSRQKQLEIFLGLRLFKHFPSIPIQPLYVASRPTGCFLKPIVNMFPISDGGASLLSFKRKTMTWVTPQATDVVELFIYLGEPCHVCQLLLTVAHGSDDSTFPSTVDVRTGRYLDGLKLVLEGASIPQCANGTNILIPLSGPISAEDMAITGAGARLHAQDASTLPLLYDFEELEGEVDFLTRVVALTFYPAADGGGPITLGEIEILGVCLPWRFILKHEGSGTGFFKQAETHHDVTNPFLAEPGENPFSSSLTTGTQANSSADLWVDLLTGESRISESNRQPATETVFHGGDDQLDFLDDAFVQQPKEANVFSNSTSKGPTDNNTQCYLDCFKLLEGPQMERKISYMAAMRLEIERFRLNLSAAERDRALLSIGVDPASINPNLLGNSRVGGFCRVANVLALLGQASLEDKITASIGLEIADDTTVDFWNIAGIGERCFGGACQVHYEDGPVLNVPSVSSTSAAAQTSFVCSECERKVCKFCCAGKGALLLAMLNSKEVPSYNGVSSQGGAIYANSVDLSSNHSMTLDAVICKACCIDAVLEALILDYIRVLVGQRRKARADSAAQKAVDHVIRFTLGNCQSTRTAYAELFNGEESLAEFPFASFLHPVETAAGSAPFMSLLAPLNSGAQDSFWRAPPSASSVEFVIVLGDLSDVCGVVLLVSPCGYSMADAPIVQIWASSKIHKEERSCVGKWDMRSMITSSSELCGQEKSSEVPRHVKFSLRNPVRCRIIWITLRLQKVGSSSVNFEKDFSHLSIEENPFAEPVRRASFGGPVESDPCLHAKRILVVGSPLRKDVGATSQGSDQINTSNLLDKGPPLNRFKVPIEVERPTDNGLVLEQFLPPVSPMLAGFRLDGFSAIKPRVTHSPPSRVNPWDVSSCILEDRFICPAVLYIQVSAFQEPHNMVTVAEYRLPEVKAGTAMYFDFPRQVSTRRISFRLLGDVGAFTDDPSEQDDSDARVQIVAAGLSLANRIKLYYYADPYELGKWASLSAV is encoded by the exons ATGGATTCACCTG CTGGACATCTGCGGGATAcatctgttgttgttgttactctGGAATGTAGTGAAGTATACATTATTGTTAGTTTGTCTTCAAGGACGGATACACAGGTGATCTATGTTGACCCCACAACTGGGAGTCTTTGCTATAATGCAAAGACAGGATATGATATTTTCAATTCTCAAAATGAAGCCTTAGATTATGTGACGAATGGTTCAAAATTGCTGTGCAAGAGTATAATCTATGCCAGAGCTGTGCTAGGCTATGCTTCTCTTGGGAGCTATGGTTTACTTCTTGTTGCAACAAAGTTGTCGGCCAGCATTCCAAATTTGCCTGGGGGTGGATGTGTATATACTGTAACAGAGACCCAATGGATCAAGATTTCACTTCAAAACCCTCAGCCACTGGGCAAAGGTGAAACTAAGAATGTTCAAGAAGTGATGGAGCTTGATATTGATGGCAAGCATTATTTTTGTGAATCACGGGATATTACTAGACCTTTTCCAAGTCGTATGCCCTTGCTGAATCCTGATGATGAATTTGTGTGGAATAAATGGTTTTCAATGCCCTTCAAAAAGATTGGACTTCCAGAGCATTGTGTTGTTCTTCTGCAG GGCTTTGCAGAATCCCGAAGTTTTGGAAGCTTAGGTCAGCAAGAAGGGGTTGTTGCCCTCACTGCTCGACGTAGTAGGCTCCATCCTGGGACTCGGTATCTAGCAAGAGGCTTGAATTCTTGCTATAGTACAG GCAATGAAGTTGAATGTGAGCAACTTGTATGGGTTCCCAAAAGGGCTGTTCAAAGTGTTCCTTTCAATACTTACATCTGGAGAAGAGGCACTATTCCTATGTGGTGGGGTGCGGAGTTGAAGTTGACTGCTGCAGAAGCAGAAATCTATGTCGCGAATCGTGATCCTTATAAAGGAAGTTCTCAGTATTATCAAAGGTTAACTAAAAGATATGATGCACGAAACCTAGATATAGCTGCTAGTGGGAACCAGCGAAAGAGTGCTTTTGTTCCAATTATATGTGTCAACTTGCTTAGGAATGGTGAAGGCAAATCAGAATCGACTTTGGTTCAGCATTTTGAGGAATCTTTGAATTATATTAGATCAATTGGAAAACTACCTTATACTCGGGTGCATTTAATAAACTATGATTGGCATGCCAGTGTAAAGTTGAAAGGAGAACAACAAACAATTGAAGGACTTTGGTACCTTCTAAAAGCACCCACAGTTGCTATTAGCATCACCGAAGGGGATTATCTGCCTTCTCTTCAGCGCATCAAAGATTGCAAAGGTGAAGTAATTTATAGCGATGACATTGATGGAGCATTCTGcttaagatcacatcaaaatggAGTGATACGTTTCAATTGCGCTGATTCTTTAGATAGGACCAATGCTGCTAGTTTCTTTGGTGCTCTCCAGGTTTTTATGGAGCAGTGCAGACGGCTAGGTGTATCACTTGACAGTGATTTGGCATATGGATATCAGTCATATAACAACAATGGGGGATACACAGCTCCATTACCCCCTGGCTGGGAGAAACGGACTGACGCTGTAACTGGGAAAACATATTTTATTGATCACAATACTAGGACAACTACTTGGAATCATCCCTGTCCAGATAAACCATGGAAGAGATTTGATATGACATTCGATGAGTTCAAGAGATCCACAATCTTATCACCTGTCTCTCAATTAGCAGATTTATTTTTGCTTGCTGGTGATATCCATGCAACATTGTATACTGGCTCCAAAGCTATGCACAGCCAAATTCTTAGCATATTTAATGAAGAAGCAGGCAAATTTAAACAGTTTTCTGCTGCACAGAATATGAAAATTACCCTTCAGAGAAGATATAAGAACGCTGTTGTAGATAGTTCTCGTCAGAAGCAACTAGAGATTTTTCTTGGATTAAGGCTTTTCAAGCATTTTCCATCAATTCCAATCCAGCCATTATAT GTCGCTTCCCGTCCCACTGGATGCTTTCTAAAGCCAATTGTGAACATGTTTCCAATTTCCGATGGTGGAGCAAGTCTTCTTagttttaaaagaaaaacaatgacATGG GTTACCCCACAGGCTACTGATGTAGTTGAACTTTTTATTTACCTTGGCGAGCCTTGTCATGTTTGTCAACTACTTCTCACTGTTGCACATGGTTCTGATGATTCAACGTTCCCATCAACAGTTGATGTCAGGACAGGGCGTTATCTGGATGGACTTAAACTTGTTCTGGAG GGAGCTTCTATACCGCAGTGTGCAAAtgggacaaatattttgattcCATTGTCAGGACCAATTAGTGCAGAGGACATGGCTATTACTGGTGCAGGTGCACGCCTGCATGCCCAAGATGCATCCACCCTTCCATTATTGTATGATTTTGAGGAACTTGAAGGAGAAGTGGATTTTCTTACTCGTGTTGTTGCACTCACGTTTTATCCTGCTGCTGATGGTGGAGGACCTATAACTCTTGGTGAG ATTGAGATACTTGGAGTGTGTCTTCCATGGAGGTTCATATTGAAACATGAAGGCTCTGGCACTGGATTTTTTAAACAAGCAGAAACCCATCACGATGTTACTAACCCTTTTCTGGCTGAGCCTGGGGAaaatcctttctcttcttctttaacCACTGGTACACAAGCAAACTCATCTGCTGACTTATGGGTAGACCTTTTGACGGGCGAAAGCAGAATTTCAGAGTCTAACAGGCAGCCGGCGACTGAAACTGTCTTTCATGGAGGAGATGACCAGCTTGACTTCTTGGATGATGCTTTTGTGCAACAACCAAAAGAAGCTAACGTTTTTTCCAACAGCACGTCTAAAGGGCCTACTGACAATAACACTCAATGCTATTTGGATTGTTTCAAACTCCTTGAGGGACCCCAAATG GAGAGAAAGATAAGCTACATGGCAGCTATGAGACTTGAAATTGAACGCTTTCGCCTGAACCTCTCTGCTGCTGAAAGGGATAGGGCATTGTTGTCAATTGGCGTTGACCCTGCTAGTATAAATCCAAACCTACTTGGCAATTCCCGTGTGGGAGGATTCTGTAGGGTAGCAAATGTCCTTGCTTTGCTTGGACAGGCTTCTCTTGAGGATAAAATTACTGCTTCCATTGGTCTTGAGATTGCCGATGATACCACTGTAGATTTCTGGAATATAGCAGGAATTGGGGAGAGATGTTTTGGTGGGGCATGTCAAGTTCATTATGAAGATGGGCCTGTATTGAATGTGCCTTCTGTATCATCAACTTCAGCTGCTGCACAGACCTCTTTTGTGTGTTCTGAATGTGAGAGAAAGGTTTGTAAATTTTGTTGTGCAGGGAAAGGAGCTCTTTTACTTGCTATGTTGAACTCTAAGGAGGTTCCTAGCTACAATGGTGTGAGCAGCCAGGGGGGAGCAATCTATGCAAACTCTGTTGATTTATCCTCAAATCATTCCATGACACTTGATGCTGTCATTTGCAAAGCCTGCTGCATTGATGCTGTGCTTGAGGCTTTAATCTTGGACTACATCAGGGTTTTGGTTGGCCAGAGGAGAAAAGCACGTGCAGATAGCGCTGCTCAAAAAGCTGTAGACCATGTGATTAGATTTACTTTGGGGAATTGTCAATCCACACGAACTGCGTATGCGGAATTGTTTAATGGAGAGGAATCACTTGCTGAATTTCCTTTTGCAAGCTTTTTGCACCCG GTTGAAACAGCAGCAGGATCTGCACCATTCATGTCGTTGCTTGCTCCATTGAATTCTGGAGCACAAGATTCATTTTGGAGAGCTCCTCCCAGTGCTTCCTCTGTTGAATTTGTCATTGTCCTTGGCGATTTATCTGATGTTTGTGGTGTTGTTCTTCTAGTTAGTCCATGTGGCTATTCGATGGCAGACGCTCCTATT GTTCAGATTTGGGCAAGCAGTAAAATACACAAGGAAGAAAGATCATGTGTGGGGAAATGGGATATGAGATCTATGATCACCTCTTCCTCTGAGCTTTGTGGACAAGAGAAGTCTTCTGAAGTGCCTAGACATGTAAAATTTTCTTTGCGTAATCCTGTTCGATGCCGCATTATTTGGATAACATTGCGTCTACAAAAAGTTGGCTCAAGTTCTGTAAATTTTGAGAAAGACTTTAGTCATTTGTCCATAGAGGAGAACCCATTTGCGGAGCCTGTGAGGCGTGCTTCATTTGGAGGACCAGTTGAAAGTGACCCATGTCTTCATGCTAAAAGAATCTTGGTGGTTGGAAGCCCATTGAGGAAAGATGTAGGGGCAACGAGTCAAGGCTCTGACCAGATAAATACAAGCAATTTGTTGGATAAAGGTCCCCCACTAAACAGATTTAAG GTTCCAATTGAGGTTGAGAGGCCAACTGACAACGGCCTTGTTTTAGAACAGTTTCTACCCCCAGTTTCACCTATGCTGGCAGGTTTTCGTCTTGATGGTTTTAGTGCAATAAAACCTCGAGTCACCCATTCACCACCTTCACGGGTGAATCCATGGGATGTTTCTTCTTGTATATTGGAGGACAGATTCATATGTCCAGCTGTACTGTATATTCAAGTGTCTGCTTTCCAG GAACCACACAATATGGTCACTGTTGCAGAATACAGGCTGCCAGAAGTGAAGGCGGGGACAGCAATGTACTTCGATTTTCCTAGACAAGTTAGTACTCGTCGAATCTCATTTCGACTTCTTGGAGATGTTGGCGCATTCACTGATGATCCATCAGAGCAGGATGACTCGGATGCTAGGGTCCAGATTGTGGCAGCAGGACTCTCTTTGGCTAATAGAATCAAGTTGTATTATTATGCTGATCCCTATGAGCTCGGAAAATGGGCGAGTCTTTCAGCTGTTTGA
- the LOC129889067 gene encoding probable phosphoinositide phosphatase SAC9 isoform X2 — protein sequence MVFNALQKDWTSRALCCSSAESRSFGSLGQQEGVVALTARRSRLHPGTRYLARGLNSCYSTGNEVECEQLVWVPKRAVQSVPFNTYIWRRGTIPMWWGAELKLTAAEAEIYVANRDPYKGSSQYYQRLTKRYDARNLDIAASGNQRKSAFVPIICVNLLRNGEGKSESTLVQHFEESLNYIRSIGKLPYTRVHLINYDWHASVKLKGEQQTIEGLWYLLKAPTVAISITEGDYLPSLQRIKDCKGEVIYSDDIDGAFCLRSHQNGVIRFNCADSLDRTNAASFFGALQVFMEQCRRLGVSLDSDLAYGYQSYNNNGGYTAPLPPGWEKRTDAVTGKTYFIDHNTRTTTWNHPCPDKPWKRFDMTFDEFKRSTILSPVSQLADLFLLAGDIHATLYTGSKAMHSQILSIFNEEAGKFKQFSAAQNMKITLQRRYKNAVVDSSRQKQLEIFLGLRLFKHFPSIPIQPLYVASRPTGCFLKPIVNMFPISDGGASLLSFKRKTMTWVTPQATDVVELFIYLGEPCHVCQLLLTVAHGSDDSTFPSTVDVRTGRYLDGLKLVLEGASIPQCANGTNILIPLSGPISAEDMAITGAGARLHAQDASTLPLLYDFEELEGEVDFLTRVVALTFYPAADGGGPITLGEIEILGVCLPWRFILKHEGSGTGFFKQAETHHDVTNPFLAEPGENPFSSSLTTGTQANSSADLWVDLLTGESRISESNRQPATETVFHGGDDQLDFLDDAFVQQPKEANVFSNSTSKGPTDNNTQCYLDCFKLLEGPQMERKISYMAAMRLEIERFRLNLSAAERDRALLSIGVDPASINPNLLGNSRVGGFCRVANVLALLGQASLEDKITASIGLEIADDTTVDFWNIAGIGERCFGGACQVHYEDGPVLNVPSVSSTSAAAQTSFVCSECERKVCKFCCAGKGALLLAMLNSKEVPSYNGVSSQGGAIYANSVDLSSNHSMTLDAVICKACCIDAVLEALILDYIRVLVGQRRKARADSAAQKAVDHVIRFTLGNCQSTRTAYAELFNGEESLAEFPFASFLHPVETAAGSAPFMSLLAPLNSGAQDSFWRAPPSASSVEFVIVLGDLSDVCGVVLLVSPCGYSMADAPIVQIWASSKIHKEERSCVGKWDMRSMITSSSELCGQEKSSEVPRHVKFSLRNPVRCRIIWITLRLQKVGSSSVNFEKDFSHLSIEENPFAEPVRRASFGGPVESDPCLHAKRILVVGSPLRKDVGATSQGSDQINTSNLLDKGPPLNRFKVPIEVERPTDNGLVLEQFLPPVSPMLAGFRLDGFSAIKPRVTHSPPSRVNPWDVSSCILEDRFICPAVLYIQVSAFQEPHNMVTVAEYRLPEVKAGTAMYFDFPRQVSTRRISFRLLGDVGAFTDDPSEQDDSDARVQIVAAGLSLANRIKLYYYADPYELGKWASLSAV from the exons ATGGTTTTCAATGCCCTTCAAAAAGATTGGACTTCCAGAGCATTGTGTTGTTCTTCTGCAG AATCCCGAAGTTTTGGAAGCTTAGGTCAGCAAGAAGGGGTTGTTGCCCTCACTGCTCGACGTAGTAGGCTCCATCCTGGGACTCGGTATCTAGCAAGAGGCTTGAATTCTTGCTATAGTACAG GCAATGAAGTTGAATGTGAGCAACTTGTATGGGTTCCCAAAAGGGCTGTTCAAAGTGTTCCTTTCAATACTTACATCTGGAGAAGAGGCACTATTCCTATGTGGTGGGGTGCGGAGTTGAAGTTGACTGCTGCAGAAGCAGAAATCTATGTCGCGAATCGTGATCCTTATAAAGGAAGTTCTCAGTATTATCAAAGGTTAACTAAAAGATATGATGCACGAAACCTAGATATAGCTGCTAGTGGGAACCAGCGAAAGAGTGCTTTTGTTCCAATTATATGTGTCAACTTGCTTAGGAATGGTGAAGGCAAATCAGAATCGACTTTGGTTCAGCATTTTGAGGAATCTTTGAATTATATTAGATCAATTGGAAAACTACCTTATACTCGGGTGCATTTAATAAACTATGATTGGCATGCCAGTGTAAAGTTGAAAGGAGAACAACAAACAATTGAAGGACTTTGGTACCTTCTAAAAGCACCCACAGTTGCTATTAGCATCACCGAAGGGGATTATCTGCCTTCTCTTCAGCGCATCAAAGATTGCAAAGGTGAAGTAATTTATAGCGATGACATTGATGGAGCATTCTGcttaagatcacatcaaaatggAGTGATACGTTTCAATTGCGCTGATTCTTTAGATAGGACCAATGCTGCTAGTTTCTTTGGTGCTCTCCAGGTTTTTATGGAGCAGTGCAGACGGCTAGGTGTATCACTTGACAGTGATTTGGCATATGGATATCAGTCATATAACAACAATGGGGGATACACAGCTCCATTACCCCCTGGCTGGGAGAAACGGACTGACGCTGTAACTGGGAAAACATATTTTATTGATCACAATACTAGGACAACTACTTGGAATCATCCCTGTCCAGATAAACCATGGAAGAGATTTGATATGACATTCGATGAGTTCAAGAGATCCACAATCTTATCACCTGTCTCTCAATTAGCAGATTTATTTTTGCTTGCTGGTGATATCCATGCAACATTGTATACTGGCTCCAAAGCTATGCACAGCCAAATTCTTAGCATATTTAATGAAGAAGCAGGCAAATTTAAACAGTTTTCTGCTGCACAGAATATGAAAATTACCCTTCAGAGAAGATATAAGAACGCTGTTGTAGATAGTTCTCGTCAGAAGCAACTAGAGATTTTTCTTGGATTAAGGCTTTTCAAGCATTTTCCATCAATTCCAATCCAGCCATTATAT GTCGCTTCCCGTCCCACTGGATGCTTTCTAAAGCCAATTGTGAACATGTTTCCAATTTCCGATGGTGGAGCAAGTCTTCTTagttttaaaagaaaaacaatgacATGG GTTACCCCACAGGCTACTGATGTAGTTGAACTTTTTATTTACCTTGGCGAGCCTTGTCATGTTTGTCAACTACTTCTCACTGTTGCACATGGTTCTGATGATTCAACGTTCCCATCAACAGTTGATGTCAGGACAGGGCGTTATCTGGATGGACTTAAACTTGTTCTGGAG GGAGCTTCTATACCGCAGTGTGCAAAtgggacaaatattttgattcCATTGTCAGGACCAATTAGTGCAGAGGACATGGCTATTACTGGTGCAGGTGCACGCCTGCATGCCCAAGATGCATCCACCCTTCCATTATTGTATGATTTTGAGGAACTTGAAGGAGAAGTGGATTTTCTTACTCGTGTTGTTGCACTCACGTTTTATCCTGCTGCTGATGGTGGAGGACCTATAACTCTTGGTGAG ATTGAGATACTTGGAGTGTGTCTTCCATGGAGGTTCATATTGAAACATGAAGGCTCTGGCACTGGATTTTTTAAACAAGCAGAAACCCATCACGATGTTACTAACCCTTTTCTGGCTGAGCCTGGGGAaaatcctttctcttcttctttaacCACTGGTACACAAGCAAACTCATCTGCTGACTTATGGGTAGACCTTTTGACGGGCGAAAGCAGAATTTCAGAGTCTAACAGGCAGCCGGCGACTGAAACTGTCTTTCATGGAGGAGATGACCAGCTTGACTTCTTGGATGATGCTTTTGTGCAACAACCAAAAGAAGCTAACGTTTTTTCCAACAGCACGTCTAAAGGGCCTACTGACAATAACACTCAATGCTATTTGGATTGTTTCAAACTCCTTGAGGGACCCCAAATG GAGAGAAAGATAAGCTACATGGCAGCTATGAGACTTGAAATTGAACGCTTTCGCCTGAACCTCTCTGCTGCTGAAAGGGATAGGGCATTGTTGTCAATTGGCGTTGACCCTGCTAGTATAAATCCAAACCTACTTGGCAATTCCCGTGTGGGAGGATTCTGTAGGGTAGCAAATGTCCTTGCTTTGCTTGGACAGGCTTCTCTTGAGGATAAAATTACTGCTTCCATTGGTCTTGAGATTGCCGATGATACCACTGTAGATTTCTGGAATATAGCAGGAATTGGGGAGAGATGTTTTGGTGGGGCATGTCAAGTTCATTATGAAGATGGGCCTGTATTGAATGTGCCTTCTGTATCATCAACTTCAGCTGCTGCACAGACCTCTTTTGTGTGTTCTGAATGTGAGAGAAAGGTTTGTAAATTTTGTTGTGCAGGGAAAGGAGCTCTTTTACTTGCTATGTTGAACTCTAAGGAGGTTCCTAGCTACAATGGTGTGAGCAGCCAGGGGGGAGCAATCTATGCAAACTCTGTTGATTTATCCTCAAATCATTCCATGACACTTGATGCTGTCATTTGCAAAGCCTGCTGCATTGATGCTGTGCTTGAGGCTTTAATCTTGGACTACATCAGGGTTTTGGTTGGCCAGAGGAGAAAAGCACGTGCAGATAGCGCTGCTCAAAAAGCTGTAGACCATGTGATTAGATTTACTTTGGGGAATTGTCAATCCACACGAACTGCGTATGCGGAATTGTTTAATGGAGAGGAATCACTTGCTGAATTTCCTTTTGCAAGCTTTTTGCACCCG GTTGAAACAGCAGCAGGATCTGCACCATTCATGTCGTTGCTTGCTCCATTGAATTCTGGAGCACAAGATTCATTTTGGAGAGCTCCTCCCAGTGCTTCCTCTGTTGAATTTGTCATTGTCCTTGGCGATTTATCTGATGTTTGTGGTGTTGTTCTTCTAGTTAGTCCATGTGGCTATTCGATGGCAGACGCTCCTATT GTTCAGATTTGGGCAAGCAGTAAAATACACAAGGAAGAAAGATCATGTGTGGGGAAATGGGATATGAGATCTATGATCACCTCTTCCTCTGAGCTTTGTGGACAAGAGAAGTCTTCTGAAGTGCCTAGACATGTAAAATTTTCTTTGCGTAATCCTGTTCGATGCCGCATTATTTGGATAACATTGCGTCTACAAAAAGTTGGCTCAAGTTCTGTAAATTTTGAGAAAGACTTTAGTCATTTGTCCATAGAGGAGAACCCATTTGCGGAGCCTGTGAGGCGTGCTTCATTTGGAGGACCAGTTGAAAGTGACCCATGTCTTCATGCTAAAAGAATCTTGGTGGTTGGAAGCCCATTGAGGAAAGATGTAGGGGCAACGAGTCAAGGCTCTGACCAGATAAATACAAGCAATTTGTTGGATAAAGGTCCCCCACTAAACAGATTTAAG GTTCCAATTGAGGTTGAGAGGCCAACTGACAACGGCCTTGTTTTAGAACAGTTTCTACCCCCAGTTTCACCTATGCTGGCAGGTTTTCGTCTTGATGGTTTTAGTGCAATAAAACCTCGAGTCACCCATTCACCACCTTCACGGGTGAATCCATGGGATGTTTCTTCTTGTATATTGGAGGACAGATTCATATGTCCAGCTGTACTGTATATTCAAGTGTCTGCTTTCCAG GAACCACACAATATGGTCACTGTTGCAGAATACAGGCTGCCAGAAGTGAAGGCGGGGACAGCAATGTACTTCGATTTTCCTAGACAAGTTAGTACTCGTCGAATCTCATTTCGACTTCTTGGAGATGTTGGCGCATTCACTGATGATCCATCAGAGCAGGATGACTCGGATGCTAGGGTCCAGATTGTGGCAGCAGGACTCTCTTTGGCTAATAGAATCAAGTTGTATTATTATGCTGATCCCTATGAGCTCGGAAAATGGGCGAGTCTTTCAGCTGTTTGA